AAAAAGTTCATTTCTTTTCAATATAtcattcattttttgtttttatataactttttttatttaatatagtaAAACCTATATTTATTAGAATAGCGTATATCCTTGttataaaatccaaaaaaattaaaaatatcaaagGGTTGTTATTTGCATGCACGGTTGCATATATATGCATTCAAATGGAGCAGTTGtcttcacaattttttttaaatttaatattaaatctttaaatattatttatatttatatttatcttAAACCCAAAAAACTAACTGTTTAATGTTGCAGGGGAATTACTTGGATTTCAAAATTTTATTCCACCTTTTGCAAATACAACAGGTTATGACATACTTAAAGGAGTTAACTATGCATCTAGTTCAGCTGGAATTCGCTATGAGACGGGCAAAAAGACTGCGGTATTGTATATTTGCACATGTATCATTGTCTATTTGTGCACTTCTATAATATTAAATCTAAAGTTGGACTTTACTATGTTTGAGTTTTTACAAAATATACATTTCTTCTCCATTTTTcaatatcataaaattatttttgagagGTTCATATGAGCTAAAAAGATATAAATGAACAATTTGGGTATGTTATATATACTAAATTTATGTTATGAAATATATACGCAGGGTACTAATATCGCTCTGGGATTGCAATTACAAAATCATAAAATCACAGTATCCAAAATCGTTGCCAAGCTTGGAGGTTTACCACAAGCTAGAGATCATTTGACAAAGTGCTTGTATTATGTTTATATCGGCAGCAACGATTACGCATTAAATTATTTTCAGCCAGCATACTACTCAACAAGTAAAGACTATAATCCCGAACAATATGCTCAAGTTCTTATTAACCAGTTATCCGTTTATCTACAGGtaaatatatcaatttttaaGAGAATTGTTCCATTTTATATTTCAGTCTCCCAAATTAGTAATTTAGtctctttattattttcaatgATGAACAGGATTTGCATAGTGATGGGGCAAGAAAACTTGTACTAGTTGGTTTGCCGAAAATAGGATGCGCTCCCCTTGCAATTTATAATGATGGAAATCCTGGATCATGtgtcgaagaacagaatgctGCTGCATTAATATTTAGTCAAAAGCTTAGATTTCTTGTTGACGAATTCAATGCTTTGCGTCTTTATACCAAAACTATCTTCGTAAATACCAATGCTATCGCCATAGAGAATTATCCTGGTAAATATatcaattaaaacaattaaaaatttcTATGATTTAGGTTTgataatataacataatatatatattttttttggaattttaggTTTTCTAGTTACAGATGCTTCTTGCTGTCCAATGAAGCCGAATGGATTCTGCTATCCTGATTCAGTTCCATGCACTAATAGAAATGAGTATGTTTATTTCGACGGAATTCATCCTTCAGAAGCTGTAAACAACCTCTTTGCATTAGCTTCGTATGACAGCACTAATTATCCAAATATGACTCATCCAATTGATATTAGACAACTTGCTGAACTAATGATTACAAATGAGTATTAACCTGTTTGCATTGAAGAAAGataatttcaatatttccttTCAATAAAAAGTTAATCGTGTATTGCATTTGAATAAATTTCTAAATTTCTAATTCTTAAAGTTGTATTGTTGGTTTAGTTTTATGTTGGAGTTATCTCTTGTTCTCGTTCAGTGTAATGTTGTTATCTTTAATAGAATTGAGTTTCTTTgtgttcatttttattttattttatttgttcataattaaaaatggttGAATATGACAATATGAAGAGTTTTAAATCAAGGTTTTAAATTGCGGCTGCGGGCGGTTACGGATGCGGTTGCGGCCACTGTGGTTGTGGTTGTTGCGACCGGATTGCGGTTGTTGAGACGTGAATTTAAAtttatgaacataaaatattatattttatcatttattttagatTTCACATGTCTTTCATTTTCTctctaaattttcatatatatatatatatatatatatatatatatatatatatatatatatatatatatatatatatatatatatatatatatatatatatatatatatatatatatatatatatatatcatcaacAATTCGCCATCATTTTGAATATCACTAATCTTTTTAAAACATACCTTAAATCAATGATATAAATAGAAAGGAAggtaaacaaaataatttttgcgAGCATTGCATAAACTGATGCGGCCTGATGCAGTTGTTGCGCTGTTACGATACGGCCGTTGCGACATTATGATAAAAGgcaaaatctaaataaaataaagttgctttaattcataaaaatggaACGCATGCATACTTTTCTCAGAAATCTCTCGTTTCTTTCTTTAATTCGAATACTTTGAGTTTTTCTTACAATATTACAAATACGGGCCTCTAAAACTGAAcacaaatattgtttatatagaaACTATAAAATGGCTACCCCCAACGTTCGACTTCTCACAGCCAGCCACATCGCCAAGACATTCATAACTTCCTTTTAAAACCATTCCATATGTCCTTGAGTAACTACCTGCTCTTTGTTCAACTAATTGCATCATTTGACCAAGCTCTGGATGATGAAaccaacttatatttttttaagcCTTCTCTCACTGTATAATCCTTATACTTCGTTCTGATGGAAGGTTCGACCGTACCACTAATGACTTCTCAAAATTGGAGTCACTTTCGAGTTCGACAGAGGATCCTCAAGTTTTTTTGAATCTATTTTCGACTTACATAGAAAACCACAAACCTCTCCTTTTATGATGTTGTAATCTTTAAATGTTTTTCTGCTTCCAGTAGAAAATTCTaggctaacaaattgccccccaaaaaTGCAAATTTCGATTGGAAAACCTTTGAACCGAGAAATTATGTGTTTTTCTTTTCATTAATTTTTGATGCCACGCATGTCTTGTTGACATCACATGTCATGATGGCTACTTTCTAGCATTGTCATTTTCGAGATTCCGTCATCATTTCTGATAATTGCCCACCGCCCTAGATCAATTAAAAATTCTTATCTGCACACTTATGAAATCAATAGAAATAAAATTGTtacatataaaaatatatgtattgtcatcataaaaaactTAGAGATTGATTGCAGAatccaaatcttgttctaacagttttcTGATACCTGGATTGGTTGTACAGGATCCTTATTGATGACTTGTTTCCATACTTTAGTTGGTTCAGTttttttgatggaacaattttattcAGCGCGCAATCATGTCTAATCCTCAAGCAATATTGGGAATAAGAAGGTTTTCATTCATATTCTATCCACTGATCCAAAAGTTTCATGTTGAGATCTTTGATGCAGACACTTTCCCTTGGCTTCTAAGTTATGTCTACTTCAACCAAGACACGGGCATATGAAATTGGCAATTTCTTTGCTGTGCACTCGTCCGTTGTGATCGGTTTTCCAATGGCACTAGTGATTTTCAAAATACTCCTCTCTCCCCACAAATGTAATGGTAAATTCGGTAAAGTTACCCACATATGAAGCACATATAACAAATCGTCGTTAATTTCAAAGTTTGTTGACCAATATTGAAGGAAGAGGGCTTACCAAAGATGAAGTATAGACCCTGAGCCATAAATTTTTCCTTGTCTTCATGGTTTATGAACCTAACAACAAAATACCCTTCCTCATTGTAATAAAGCTTAGGCATCGCCACAAAATTTTAGGTTTTTTCCATAAACTTTTTCAATGCATTCATGGATATATCCTGACCAAGAGCGGAAAGAATCAAGGCATTCCCCCAATATTCCAGTTCATCCTCCACATCAGAATCTTCAATTACAATTTCTACTACTTCATTGACACTTGAAGGAGCAATAAATTCAATTGCCATAGCTCTATTCTGGTTACGATTCCCAGAGATGATTTCCACCCAGGGTTTGCTTTTGGTCTCCTCATTTATCTCTGGTGGTTTCATGGTTTCTTTTTCAGATTGTTGGATCTCCCGTTCTTTTTCTTCTATACTCGAGCTTTCAGCTGGTTTTAGTTGATCATCTTCCTCCCTTGCTTCGTCGTCTGGTTCGATTACAACATGTGTGATGATAGTTCTGTGAGTCGTTCTCTGACGCGGCGCCACTTGCTTCTTTGGCCCGCCGACACCCCTTTTAACCAAGTTCATCGGAAACATAGTAGAGAATGCCACATTCTTCTTTcacatttaatattttaattttttaatattcgatgtaaacaatgtaatattttggATAAACTTTGTAGTTGTTAAGcaaatcattttataaatattatgtgtaaacaatgtaacgagttcaaaaaaaaataaaatttcttatCCCTCGGTTTTATTGATAACCTGAGAGGTGTGAtgcgctagttttgaaaataataaaagtacAAATtttggggttcgaacccatgtgcaAATAACTTTACCCCTCAGTTTTTAAAAACCGAGGGGTAACGTGACAGCTTTTCATGACGCCATTCGTTACCTCGCTTATGTAGTAGAGGTTAAATGCATTTCACGTATGATGTTAAATGTGTTTCTTATAGTAGTGATGATAAAACGCTTGTATGAACTTTTTAACTTTGTATTTGTCAAGTTAAAGTAAAAAGGATCAAGAAAGCACCCAAAATAGCCAAAATGCTCCATTCAAGCATCAAGACACACTTAGCCAAAAAGAAGACCTCGCTAAGCTATAAATGGAAAGTTATAAGACATGAACCTCAACCAAGCACAAAAGCTCACTACCGTACACACTAAGCGAGATATGGTGGTTCAAAAAGCCTTAGGCGACCAAGGCCATTTACAAATGAGTTTGCATTTATTATTAATGAGGAATATTGTAGGCGTGTTAAAAAAACTCCAAACTCTGCCTAGCGAGAATGGCATGCTAGGACTCTATAAATAATGATTCACATTGTTCAGTTGAAGGTAACTTGGTGTAACTTGATTTAATTAAGTAGTTCTCTTAGTGGGGAGTGAGAGAAGTCCATTTTGGACAAAAACGTCACATGAGAAAAACAAAGAGGGAGATTGCAAGCCATTACTAGATCTAagttttttatctatttttttggAGAATAGTTAACTTTGTATTATTCCTAAAAAACAGTTAAATACAACCGATCCATAGGATCCAGGTACCCAAACTACAAGGTATTCAAGTCACACCATTACAAATCAAGTAATACTAAGTTGCTCTAGGATAATATGATTTCTCACTACAATTGCCATATTGCCTCTCACTGCTATTATATACTGCAGTTCCTTGAGCACATGTTCTTCAGGATTTTTCTGTTGGAAAATAACTTCATTCCTCACCTTCCAAATCATGTGTAGTGTTTCTGCAGTAGCCACTTTTAATAGAGTTCGTCGCCAACCTTTTTTGCTTGTTTCGTTCATTATCCAATTCTTCTCTCTACTCCAATTCCCACACTTCCTGTCATACTCGATCCAGGTCAGGATTTGATTCCAAATCCTTTTTGTGTACCTGCACTAAAAATATAAATGGTCTATCGTTTCTTCAGCATGACAAAAGCAACAATCTTTATCAACAAGAATTCCAAACTTATTCAGTCTATCCTTGGTTGGTATACGCCCCATTAGTACAAGCCATAGATGAAATTTTGACCTGGGTCTAGCATGATTTTGGAACATAATTTTCTTCTATGGGACATCAGCTCTATCTCCTCTAAGTAGCAAGTAATTCCCCCTATTATGAAATTTTTCCAGCTGCAGCCCTTGATCCCATTTCTGTCTATCACCAATCAGATCTCTGCTCTTCACCATTTGCTTGATTATCCAAGAACAATCTGCTGGCGGATTCCACTGCATTATATCTCTACCTTTGATGTAGTATGCATTTAGCCACTTCACCCACAACTTATCTTTTTTTTGCTTGGACATTCCATAAAAGTTTTAGCATAGATGCTTGAGCCCATTCCACCAGTGCTATAATACTGAGACCTCCAGCATTTTTAGGCTCACACACTTTCTCCCATGATACTGGTGCTTTTTTACTGCCCTCTTCCTTCCCACTCCATAGGAACATCCTGCAAATAGATTCAACCCTATGTATAAGCTTTTTAGGTAGAGGAAACACTTGAAGCCAGTATGCAGTCACAGAAAAAAGAATACTCTTCACTAACTGACTCCTCCCTGCAAAACTCAACAGATTTGCAGACCAATGGTTGATTCGTGCCACAATTCTGTCTACCAAAGGCTGACATTGATTAGTACTCAGCTTCTTGCTTGATAAAGGGACACCTAAATATTTGAATGGTAGTGTTCCTTCTTCAAAGCCTGTGATCCTCAATATAGTCTCTTTTTCTTTATCTTTAGTGCCACCAAAGTATACTTTGCACTTCCTTGGATTGGCTTGCAGTCCTGTTGAAtcagaaaacattttaaaaatattcatcataaGCTGCAAGGATTGTTCATCACCTCTAGCAAACAACATCAGATCATCTGCAAAACAAATATGAGTAATCTTTAATCTAGCACACTTGGGATGGAATTTGAATTCAGGATTGGTGTGGAGCTTGGTCATACATCTGTGCAAGTATTCCATTATCAACACAAATAATAATGGGGATATAGGGTCCCCTTGTCTAAGACCCCTTCTAGCTTTGAGGATTCTACTGATCTTCCCATTGATTGTATACTTGTATGAGACTGTACTAATGCAAAGCATCACCCAAGCAATGAATTCATTTGGGAAATTGAGTTCTTGCATGATCTGTTCCAAATCTCTACAATCCACAGTGTCATATACTTTTTGAACATCCATTTGAACTGTACATCTAGGAGATAAATGTTTTCTGCTGTAACCCTTAATCAACTGGTGAGCTATAATAATATTATCCTGAATGTTCATGCCAGGCACAAATGCTGATTGACTATCATGCACTACTTCTCCAATCACTCTGCTCAATCTCCTGGTGAGTATCTTGGATATGATTTTGTAAAGGGTGGAGCAACAAGCTATAGGTCTAAGATCTTTGACTGTTTTGGCCTCCTTTGTTTTTGGGATCAAAGTTACCAACGCATAGTTTACTGCAGCATATATTCTTTTGTGTATAAAGAATTCCTGTACAGCTTGTATAACATCCGTTTTAATCACTTGCCAGCTTCTCTTAAAGAACTTAGCATTAAATTCATCCTCACCTGGGGCCTTTTTGTCATCTATACTTTTTAAAGCCAACCATATTTCCTCTTCTGTGACATGATGTGTGAGGCTAGTAGCACTCTCCCTAGAGAGTTGTTTTCCATTCCTCAACACTTCAATGTTAACATGATTCAATTTGTTGACAGCAGTCCCAACTAGCTTGCCATAAAATTTCATTATCTCTTCTTCAATAGCAGTGAAATCCTCTAATTTGTTACCTCCATTGTCCTCCAATCTAGGCATGTTTGTTTGTATGTTTTTCTCCTTCAAATTTGCATAGAAATATTTGTTGTTCCCATCTCCAAGTTGCAGCCAATCAATTTTAGATTTCTGTTGGAGTACCTTCTCTTCAGTATCATTTAGCATTTCTATTTCCTCAGTTAAGCTCCTGGCTTTCCTAATAAGCCCCCCCTTAAAAGGCTCCTTACTCAGGCCATTCTGAGTTTCCTCAAGCTCCACCCTACAATCCTGAATTCTCTTCAATCTATGattgatatttttgtttaacTCATTCAAAGCAGGTTTTAGTCTCTTCAATTTCTGCCAGATTCTATATTGTGGTCTACCATTCATATTATGAGTCCAACTGTTTGAGATGATTTCATCATAGCCATTAGCATCAGTACTACAGTTGAGGAACTTGAATCTATGCTTCCTTCTAGCTGGCAAGTTGTCTTTAGTATGTAATATGAGCAGCAGAGGTGAGTGGTCAGAGATAAAAGGGTTCAGGACAATTACTTCACTATCTGGGAATTGCAAATGCCAGTCAGTATTGCAAAGAGCTCTATCAATTCTCGAGTAGATTAGATTCACCATGTGCTTATTTGACCAAGTGAACTGGTTCCTTCTTGTTTCATGCTCTGTTAACCCAGCAGCCTTCATCATATCTTCTAAATCCATATATTCATTAGGTTGAACATCATTTCCACCTACTCTATCATGGATTTTTAGAACATTATTAAAATCTCCAATAATGATCCAAGGTCCCTTCAAATTCCCCTGTATCCTCCTAAGATTCTCCCACAAATCTTTCCTCTTGCTGAGTAAATTATGAGCATATATGGCAGATAAATAGTGAGAGAATTGACCCTGTTTATCATTGAATCTACTATGTATAACCTAATCATGTGGAGCTGTCAAACTTCACATCCCATTGTTGGGGATCCCACATGCTCCATATTCTACCATTAGCATGATCTTTATAATTGTCCAGATATTTCCAGGTCCTATTCAGTTTATTATTTCTAATAgtctcttttttctcttcttttactCTAGTTTCTACTAAGACAGCACTACTAACCTGTAACCGTTTGAGATGGGCTCCAACCTCCTTTATTCTAGCTGCTTTATTGAGCCCTCTAATGTTCCAGCTTACTATCATGGTACCTCAAATCCCCCACCCTCAAAATAGTTTCCAATTTTGAGAGCATCAGATCCATTTGTGCAAGCCACTTCTATTTCATGAGGACTTCCCTTTGCAGGTGCTTTTCCTTTTTGACTCCCACTGGCTACTGTGGTCCAATCTTCCTTTTCTTTCTCAGCAGTTACCACCTTTTCCTCCCCTATAGTCTTGTTTTCATCTGATTGTTCTGGGCCTTTGGTAGTCTGTTTCAGCTGCCATTGTTGCTTCACGTCACCCTGTTTCTTTTCCACCTCtttgtgaagtcaagactctccatctattttgttttgatgaagacaaagtaataatcaaaagatcatgtcaaaaagtatggaaaaagcctcaagtgaatttaatcaaatcaagtactcaagattcatcatgcgtaaaagctagcatcaaagaattcaagaattatattttgaagaatagcattgatcttgatttattAAGGTATAAGCATGCAATTTATATTGATAACTTAGTGCTCAATATTCTTCTAAATATTTAGTTGCATGCATGGTCCTTTTGGTTAAAATATCAATCTTTTCCTATATTTCAAATCAAAGTTGTTTGGTGTCAGGAAACAGATTTCCTGTATTTGGAAACAGATTTCCTGAACTGGAAACAGATTTCCTATATTTGGAAACAGATTTCCAGAACTGTTTTTTTaacatggaaatcgatttcatatatgggtaaatcgatttccagtgtcaGTTTTTGAATTTTTAGACACAACGcttcagggaaatcgatttcctataatggtaaatcgatttccaacgTACCAGAGTCAAAAAACAGTCTGTTTCAATATTTGAACGTGAATCATTTCTATTCCATCAATCTTTGCACCTTTTCATTGAATCATACTCATTCCTAGGGGTGTTAAGACACTATATATACtctatattttcatatttgaatttcacctctttcattacaatttaccacatttttgatcatatattttcatcatatattttcatacaagtgtttcatacttgaactttcattgaaactttttctacacattgttagaaacgtttctcattcatacataaacacttgagctctattatatcattgtaaattgtctggcttgaaagagaagatcaatcttatagattgatatatgttcatcaactttatTACTCAAATATTTTCCAGATTTGGTTTGTAAATTCTTGTTGTTCataattgttggaaacaagttagtagaaaggaaaggattgttttcttgttctacttggttggttgttcttgttgtccaggattgttggaagcaagaaagtcattaggggaggattgttctcttaatgtacttagtaaaaatccaagaggattgttcttggtggttttgttagaagattgtaggaggagtcttggtataggcttgtacaaagatctaacaatagtaaaatctctttcatgttgaaaggggactggagtactctcggattgtgaggggaaccaatatacatcattgtgttctttacttttccgcattttatcgctttcatcaccattaccaagaaaagaaaagaaccattcaaaaaccttcaaacacttaaccaaaaataagtacaagtattctctaaaaccggataaattttcaaaatcctaattcaccccccctcttaggcgcacttcatacttacaattggcatcagagcaagttataggtaacttgttcctaaagatccagaatggcttccgcaaatcaaaatccggttttcagagatggtggttctaacaacaagcctccattattttgtggtgaatactttgacttttggaaaatccgaataaaggctcatttagaagcacaaggagaagaagtgtgGGAGGCTGTCCttgaaggtcctcatgttcctacaactatTGTCGATGGCGTTGTATCAGATAAACTTAAAGCCTCATGGAATGATAACGATAGAAagaaggttcttgctgacaaaaaggctatcaatcttcttcaaggtgctcttagtatggatgaatttttccgagtatcggcatgtacaacagcaaaggaaatatgggatactcttgtagaaactcatgaaggtaccactgaagttaaaagatcaagattgaataccttaagtcaagaatacgaactgtttagaatgaagcccagagaaactattctcgaattgcaaaaacgattcgttcatttgacaaatcacttgaaggcacttggtaagaccctcaataccgaagaactaaatctaaaggtgcttagatctttaacaagggaatggcaaccgaaagtaacggcgatgtccgagaaaaagaatctatcaaagatgacttctgcaaccttgttcggtaaacttcaagaatatgaaacagaactcggaagacttgaaacacatgaaattcaaataaaagattcaaaagatattgccttaaagacaagagtcaagcatcatgatagcaatcaagaggatgaatccactagtgaagaagatgatgagtttatcaaaaagtttgaaaaaattctgagaaaagaaaggaaaaaggagatcattaaagaggaagcaccaacaaggaagattaaatgctttgaatgtggagaaagaggacatgtcaaaagtgaatgccctaaacttgaaaagaagaacaaatacttcaagaaaaataaagataaaaaatcaaagaaagcatatgtagcatgggatgacaatgaaataagttcatcttcagatgaagaacatgtgaatcttgcattggtagcaacacaccattccgatgatgaagacaatgaggttagtaatgaattttctccTTATGATATTGATGCACAAGGCGCAATAGATGaactattaaaagaatgcaaaattctctataaaactatttcatctcaaaagaaaataatatcatctttagaagaaaagtttaaaaaagttgaaaaagaacataaggatgaaaaagagaaaattattagTGTTCAAAAAGAGGATGtgtcatgcaagaattgtgaatcactttcttttcaaattgttcaattaaagagagtccttgaaaggtatgaaaaaggacaaattgggttggaaggtgtccttaggcaacaaagattccctaatgataaaagtggtcttggatatgcaaagtctaacaaaccaagtactagtaaaactatctttgtgaaggcaagtgaacaattcaacaaattggataaagcacaaaaggttcatcatcatcctaaaaggtttcctaaaaagaaaccatatgttactagatataaaagtaattttgttcctacttgtttttattgtggtattgttggtcatacacctaatgcttgctatatAAGAAATTTCAGTGTGGCAAGTggtcattatgtgtgggttaagaaaggaactaactatgatggacccaaagcatattgggtaccaaatcaaacttaatttgttttgtaggtttgcttgaggaccacttaaaatctatggtgtttttgacaagtggtggttctaagtTTTGATGGAAGaattaaactaactttcaaatctagttataaagtccaagggtgatttcacatatggagaataccttaaaggaagaattcttggcattggcaaagttggagtactaactttcacatccatttgaagaTGTACTtgatgttgaaagactaaagaaAAATCTTCGAAGGAAAGCCAACTttctgacaaaggcttcaaaatcatattcaccaaagatgaatgttttgatgaagtcactcatgaggtaaaactcataggtataaattatatttattttcataagtttcTCTACATTTTAAAgtcttttcccatcctttttgctaatgacaaagggggagaagatatatatgtgtatgtgtatgcTTGTCTCTAACTATTGCAGCCCAAAAGTAAGATGCAAAATCTATATGAATCAAGGGAGAGATTTGATCAAGAGGGAGTTATCAAAgatagggggagcattcacataaaaGATTCAAGTTTTTTCATGAGAACCAAGCACTTCAAATTTCAatggtttgtcatcatcaaaaagggggagaatgtgaagtcaagactctccatctattttgttttgatgaagacaaagtaataatcaaaagatcatgtcaaaaagtatggaaaaagcctcaagtgaatttaatcaaatcaagtactcaagattcatcatgcgtaaaagctagcatcaaagaattcaagaattatattttgaagaatagcattgatcttgatttattAAGGTATAAGCATGCAATTTATATTGATAACTTAGTGCTCAATATTCTCCTAAATATTTAGTTGCATGCATGGTCCTTTTGGTTAAAATATCAATCTTTTCCTATATTTCAAATCAAAGTTGTTTGCTGTCAGGAAACAGATTTCATGTATTTGGAAACAGATTTCCTGAACTGGAAACAAATTTCCTGTATTTGGAAACAGATTTCCAGAACTGTTTTTTTaacatggaaatcgatttcctatatgggtaaatcgatttccagtgtcaGTTTTTGAATTTTTAGACACAACGcttcagggaaatcgatttcctataatggtaaatcgatttccaacgTACCAGAGTCCAAAAACAGTCTGTTTCAATATTTGAACGTGAATCATTTCTATTCCATCAATCTTTGCACCTTTTCATTGAATCATACTCATTCCTAGGGGTGTTAAGACACTATATATActctatatttttatatttgaatttcacctctttcattacaatttaccacatttttgatcatatattttcatcatatattttcatacaagtgtttcatacttgaactttcattgaaactttttctacacattgttagaaaagtttctcattcatacataaacacttgagcactattatatcattgtaaattgtcttgcttgaaagagaagatcaatcttatagattgatatatgttcatcaactttattactcaaatattttccagatttggtttgtaaattcttgttgtccataattgttggaaacaagttagtagaaaggaaaggattgttttcttgttctacttg
The Vicia villosa cultivar HV-30 ecotype Madison, WI linkage group LG6, Vvil1.0, whole genome shotgun sequence genome window above contains:
- the LOC131615135 gene encoding GDSL esterase/lipase At5g45670-like, with amino-acid sequence MAFETKTCFALFLVLLAACYMQHCVNGQSLVPCIFIFGDSYSDSGNNNYLQTTALANYKPFGIDFPTGPTGRATNGRTKIDIIGELLGFQNFIPPFANTTGYDILKGVNYASSSAGIRYETGKKTAGTNIALGLQLQNHKITVSKIVAKLGGLPQARDHLTKCLYYVYIGSNDYALNYFQPAYYSTSKDYNPEQYAQVLINQLSVYLQDLHSDGARKLVLVGLPKIGCAPLAIYNDGNPGSCVEEQNAAALIFSQKLRFLVDEFNALRLYTKTIFVNTNAIAIENYPGFLVTDASCCPMKPNGFCYPDSVPCTNRNEYVYFDGIHPSEAVNNLFALASYDSTNYPNMTHPIDIRQLAELMITNEY